The following coding sequences lie in one Cupriavidus sp. WKF15 genomic window:
- a CDS encoding cytochrome b: MRSNANASGYGATAIGLHWIIALLIFAAFGLGWYMTGIPGLTPTKLKLFSWHKWLGVTVFIIAVLRVLWRATHAAPPVAPGTPAWQAKAAAGAHHLLYVLIIVVPVTGYLYSLAAGVPVVYLGLWKMPVLIEPNEALKEVFKLVHVWLNYLMAGVVAVHAAAAIKHQVVDRDGTLGRMLPFLR, encoded by the coding sequence ATGCGTTCGAACGCCAACGCTAGCGGCTACGGTGCCACGGCCATCGGCCTGCACTGGATCATTGCCCTGCTGATCTTCGCCGCCTTCGGGCTCGGCTGGTACATGACCGGCATCCCGGGGCTGACGCCGACCAAGCTCAAGCTGTTTTCGTGGCACAAATGGCTGGGTGTGACCGTTTTCATCATCGCCGTGCTGCGCGTGCTCTGGCGCGCCACGCATGCCGCACCGCCGGTCGCGCCAGGCACGCCGGCATGGCAGGCCAAGGCCGCCGCCGGTGCCCACCACCTGCTTTACGTGCTGATCATCGTGGTCCCTGTCACGGGCTATCTGTACAGCCTGGCCGCGGGTGTGCCGGTGGTCTACCTGGGCTTGTGGAAGATGCCGGTGCTGATCGAGCCCAACGAAGCACTGAAGGAAGTTTTCAAGCTTGTGCACGTCTGGCTGAACTACCTGATGGCCGGCGTGGTCGCGGTGCATGCGGCCGCTGCCATCAAGCACCAGGTCGTCGATCGCGACGGCACGCTTGGCCGCATGCTGCCGTTCCTGCGCTAA